TTAGTTCTACAAGCTTCAATGTGTTATTTATATCCCTCGAAATCGTAGTAATTTATGTGGGAAAGTCCATACGATCAAATTAGAGCAACACAAGTGATGCAGAAAATCCATTGAAATCAAATATGTTCttcatgtatatacatacatatgcatacgACACGAGTTAACTAAATGTGTGTATCTATAATAGAATTAGacgtaatacgaaataataCATACTAAGAGTTGCAATAGTAAAGAGCAGAGAATTATGGGGAAAGAAGATAGGGATCGATTGTACTTCAAAAGAAAACGAGATGATTTCCAATGCGATAAGTATCCCTTTACATAGGATTATGCTCCGAATCGTTGGCAATACATACTCTTATATCATCTCATCGTAACGCACTAATTGTAAGAATTAAACTAAAATTAgaacgaaaaattattttaaaacaacGTATACCCACCTCTGGAAAACAAAAAACCAGCAAAAAGTTGGCACAAACAATCAATACTAAAATCAGAAAAGCATCAAAAGTTTGTTCTTTTTTTGAAATGTTTATTTAAGGCTGATTCCGAGACATCTTCTAAAGTCCTGGATCACATGCAAcaataaaatgtagaaaaatgcaACACTATTGGCATAATTTATCAAAGGAGAAAACCATTCTCGATGACTATAACAGGATTCCATTAAGGATCACTCTTTTCAGTGTCGTGAACAgagtttaaatatttatgaactgAAGCCAATGAAGAAAAAGTTATGTAAGAAAAGAAGCGTTTATAGTTTGCAGTCTTTTTTGTAACGAGTCATTTCTCTATAGTAGAAGCGATACCGCGTCCCGTGCAAcatgtattttttaatcttatgaatattcatttttagtaataactAATATATACTTACTTTACAAGTTTCATTAGGTGTTCAAAATTGAGCGAATTTTAGAACCGTTTGAGTCTGTAAGTGCAAAGGATATCTATGTTTCGCATCATAGTTATTATACAAAAGCTGcgaatatgtaattaattttgcAGAGTTCCTGGTATCTatcaaatacatacatacagttATTCACAAAATTGAACGTGCAACACCAAATAGTACTCATAACCGAAGATCTATGAGGCACCAAACTAATGAAGGCACATTGATTTTGATAGAAGAATCAGGTAATCGGTATCGataactaaataaatatattataaataaaaaaaaagaaagaaaaatttagagaaaataaaattctaatctatctatatagtttttaaatattgacACGTTATTCGTTTTGTATACTTCTAACGAACCTCTACTTAAATATTTAACACGTAGTTCATGTAAGTAATTACCGATAATATTGATCAAGTTGCGCCTTCTCTATCCTTTTATCTTTTGCACGACGATTTTGGAACCAAATTTTTATCTGCGTTTCTGTAAGATGTAAAGATGTAGCAAGCTCAAATCTTCGTCCTCTAGAAATATATTCCCCTCTACGATATTCAACTTCCAATCTCAATGTTTGTTCCCCGCTGAAAGTGGTCCTTTGCCTTCGTGGTCGTCCCTCTTTCCTCCTTTTCCGAGCTACTGTTCAATATAAACAAGAGATTCttttaaatgatatattttactatacgctaaaatatttatttaccgtatattaatatttcttaatgtATAATGCAGCTTGTTACTCCCTATAGGAAAAATGTATTAACCTACTTATGGTCAAAAGCctattaatttagaaaatattttaatttgtccTGTAATTCTAACATTTTCACAGAttattgtattttcattttgcgtgcttcttttttttttcttgtttttcatTTAACACGCTAGCGATTCTCGGCAGCCTCGCCGTGACAACGGCTTAAGGGGCAGGCGAGTAACACTGGGTTTGCAGAAATATAGCAAGGTATATTTCACATTGAAATGCGGCCAACTGCGTCCAGTAATCTCATCACAACATCGGTACGAGGTGGCGAAGCGGAATAAATCCATTCAAACGTGTGCGTATACCTGTATTGTGTTATATTGTACATGTTTGCTGTAATAACACTTATCAATGGAAAGCTTTaggaaatgaataaaatattgaaatacataTTGCCGACAAATTATCGGTGTGTTTTAAGGATTTCAAGGAACGTGTAAAAACTGAAATAGATGATGCTTCCTGTTAATcttgattaaatttataattataataacttcTGGCATTCGATGTATACAATGTACTTTTATATGAGTGCAAGTCAATAAGAGACTGTGATTagctatttaaatttaataaatcccAAATAAGTTTGGGAGAGTCGAATCGAATTCTtaaatttgatttctttttcaCTTTTGTGGGGaacaaataattgaatacaAATTTCTTGGCGATAAAAGTAATTATAGAAGATGTATAAATAGAATTCGAAagcaaaatttctttaattctaGTATGTCGATTAACAGAAACGCGATTTGTCTTATATCATGTACAATGTAGATATATTATCTGTAAGATTACGTAGCATATTTTagttatattttaaatgtttccCTACAGTAATCTATGCAATTATtaggaaataaaatacaagtAAAGAATAGATAGATAATGAATGGCGGAATGAATGAAGTGTAATAGAGAGAATGTCTATACAAAGGTATAAAGAGGAAGGATAACAAAAGAATTGATATACATTTTATGCTATTGTAGTTAGTaagtttcattttaatttatccaATTCCTAGGCCATCAGGctgaaataaatacaatacaaatatttacaataatctGCAATGTGGTAActtcaaaatatttgtaaaaatgtagTTGTAAATACTGAAATTCTATCGGGAATAACTCTTAAGCAATCATCATGGAATAGACAAATTGCGTAATACGctatatttgaaaaaatcaataattttattaaataattatgtatagAGAAAAGAAGATAGAACGACAATAGAATGATATATTCAACTTTAActctttttaataaatcaatttacTGATCAGATTTATTTCTGCGGTACAACGTATTAGAATATCGTTTatgttaatttcaattattaatcaAGAATTGTAATTCAACACTTCTACGATTATTGTTTAAAATACATTTGATGTTGCGCTACTTACGtcaataatttttaacattaacgagaaaagtaaaataatacttACAGAAAGCTGAGAATCCTTGCAAATGGTGTTCGGAAGTTGGGAAATATGGTAAATTATGAAAATGCGGCGGAAGCGCAGACGGATATGCAACTTGAGATAAAAATACAGGATTATTAGTAGGTCCGGATTGATGAAGTTCGTGAAACAATGGTAAtcttaaattaaagaaattcgAGTTCTTCTCCTTGTCATTCGTTAACGCGTTCGTTTCATTGCTATTCTGTTTCCCGCCTCGTTCCGTGGATCTTTCTTTTATGCCCATTACCTACGCAGAAGATTATCTTATTAAATCCTAAATTGTCCTAATCCTTTATCTTATacttgataaaatattatttgttaataaatttaaCGTCTCTGTCTTTGCATAGTtgcatatttattaatatatctttaaaattttcgttaaaaatgttTCGTCTATTGAACTCGGCTTTTATCTCGAACTTTTACATAACAAAACAATTGTCAAATATACTTAGATCATTAGTCTATTTACTAAAATTATCGCGAATCTTATTGGGAATG
This genomic window from Bombus terrestris chromosome 9, iyBomTerr1.2, whole genome shotgun sequence contains:
- the LOC100649933 gene encoding homeobox protein rough: MSTKAEGPSSPRQFFARIYGHLEAKKVDDTDNDHEETPKPKSSFDFTSNILLYNRNTLDADNSCNSSNDDVIQVMGIKERSTERGGKQNSNETNALTNDKEKNSNFFNLRLPLFHELHQSGPTNNPVFLSQVAYPSALPPHFHNLPYFPTSEHHLQGFSAFLARKRRKEGRPRRQRTTFSGEQTLRLEVEYRRGEYISRGRRFELATSLHLTETQIKIWFQNRRAKDKRIEKAQLDQYYRNFAISSGMINLPIYGRSGFCEFCFYKKTFGSASSHSCTSTSPVTGTFTKPQCNESEISDSRSNVLFSV